From a region of the Castanea sativa cultivar Marrone di Chiusa Pesio chromosome 10, ASM4071231v1 genome:
- the LOC142613051 gene encoding uncharacterized protein LOC142613051, producing the protein MACCCISNTICYGRNRSPYSLFGWNIGKKNFDERPQTTYHDIDLPFSLSLVDKTFLRGRDLKCCYKATIDGFSATSFHSFCDFKGPCVIIGYTNKSFKFGAFNPEGYRSTDDYYDSFDPFLFYWADDEKIEPIILPKIGGSGAALFDYSRGGPQFGADGLLIGPPLAPVMGGFAGPDTNSGIGDLRQAKSRLGLSYAKREDGKESLFGDETKATLEEVEVFCSPQIASLY; encoded by the exons ATGGCTTGTTGTTGCATCTCAAACACCATATGTTATGGGAGGAACAGAAGCCCATATAGCTTATTTGGTTGGAACATAGGcaagaaaaattttgatgagAGGCCACAGACCACGTACCATGATATCGATCTTCCTTTCTCACTTTCTTTGGTTGATAAAACATTCCTAAggg GGAGGGACCTCAAATGCTGCTACAAGGCCACCATTGATGGGTTTAGCGCGACTAGTTTCCACAGTTTTTGTGACTTTAAGGGACCATGTGTGATAATTGGGTACACAAACAAGTCCTTCAAGTTTGGTGCATTTAACCCTGAAGGTTATAGAAGCACAGATGATTATTATGATAGTTTTGATCCATTCCTATTCTATTGGGCGGACGATGAGAAAATTGAACCCATCATTCTACCAAAGATAGGAGGCAGTGGTGCAGCACTTTTTGATTATTCTCGGGGTGGGCCCCAATTCGGGGCCGATGGGCTGCTCATTGGGCCTCCTCTAGCCCCGGTTATGGGTGGCTTTGCAGGGCCAGACACCAATTCAGGCATTGGTGATCTGAGGCAAGCAAAATCTAGATTAGGATTGTCATATGCTAAAAGGGAAGATGGGAAGGAGTCTCTTTTTGGAGATGAGACTAAGGCTACCCTTGAAGAAGTTGAAGTTTTTTGCAGTCCTCAAATTGCAAGCTTATACTGA
- the LOC142613962 gene encoding NAC domain-containing protein 71-like produces the protein MGGASLPPGFRFHPTDEELVGYYLRRKVEGLEIELEVIPVVDLYKFDPWELPEKSFLPKRDMEWFFFCPRDRKYPNGSRTNRATKAGYWKATGKDRKVVCQDAVTGYRKTLVFYRGRAPLGDRSDWVMHEYRLSDDLSLGSSSFQGPFALCRVVKKNENGQKMNDHGEPKAKRVGSSSSNVDFTSNRASNEPISISNDISSQASYLQNESQYSSPITPPHEVTPMAEYEPSLVETNPTSFWVSPELILDSSKDYPQVQVAVSEYFPQYQFPGPTTNWLPYEYKEISPSSSYSNFTGEIEVAEDLSRIGCMSPYSGHANYMDLFGNEHMPYEGYDQTNSLRYPHPY, from the exons ATGGGAGGGGCATCACTCCCACCCGGATTTCGTTTCCATCCAACTGATGAGGAATTGGTGGGCTATTACCTGAGAAGAAAAGTGGAGGGGCTTGAAATTGAGCTCGAAGTTATTCCCGTAGTCGATTTGTACAAATTCGATCCATGGGAGTTGCCAG AGAAATCATTCCTTCCAAAACGAGATATGGAGTGGTTCTTCTTCTGTCCCCGGGATCGGAAGTACCCGAATGGCTCAAGAACAAATAGAGCCACCAAAGCTGGCTACTGGAAAGCCACTGGGAAAGACCGGAAGGTTGTCTGTCAGGATGCTGTGACTGGGTATCGCAAGACCCTAGTTTTCTATCGTGGACGGGCTCCTTTAGGAGATCGATCAGACTGGGTAATGCATGAGTATCGCCTCTCTGATGATCTTTCACTAGGATCATCAAGTTTTCAG GGACCTTTTGCTTTGTGCCGTGTTGTAAAGAAGAATGAGAATGGACAGAAGATGAATGATCACGGAGAGCCAAAAGCTAAGAGGGTTGGAAGCAGTTCGAGCAATGTGGATTTCACCTCTAATAGAGCCTCGAATGAGCCCATCAGCATCTCCAATGACATTTCGTCTCAAGCAAGTTACCTGCAAAATGAGAGTCAATATTCTAGCCCTATCACCCCTCCACATGAAGTTACTCCAATGGCAGAATATGAGCCTTCCTTGGTGGAGACCAATCCCACAAGTTTCTGGGTCTCACCTGAACTAATTCTTGATTCATCAAAG GATTATCCACAAGTACAAGTTGCTGTATCTGAATACTTTCCACAGTATCAGTTTCCAGGCCCAACAACTAATTGGCTGCCATATGAATATAAAGAAATTTCTCCAAGTTCATCATATTCAAATTTCACAGGGGAAATTGAAGTTGCTGAGGATCTGAGTCGAATTGGCTGCATGTCACCTTACTCTGGACATGCAAACTACATGGACCTTTTTGGCAATGAACATATGCCATATGAAGGCTATGACCAGACCAATTCACTAAGATATCCACATCCTTACTGA